From Chloroflexota bacterium, the proteins below share one genomic window:
- a CDS encoding pyridoxamine 5'-phosphate oxidase family protein has protein sequence MASVIAEIDDKMKRFLQAQHLFFVATAASSLDGHVNVSPKGHDTFRIVGPKTVAYLDLTGSGVETIAHLRDNGRITFMFCAFEGPPRIVRLQGRGRVIEQADPEFPDWRKRFPEHDGVRSVIVVELDRLSDSCGYAVPLMSYSGERTQMQAWLDHKGPDGIASYQASHNVSVDGLPGLSSLA, from the coding sequence GTGGCAAGCGTGATCGCAGAAATCGACGACAAGATGAAGCGGTTCCTCCAGGCCCAGCATCTCTTCTTTGTAGCGACCGCCGCCAGCAGCCTTGACGGGCACGTCAACGTGTCACCCAAAGGTCACGACACGTTCCGCATTGTCGGTCCGAAGACGGTCGCCTATCTCGATCTCACCGGAAGTGGTGTCGAAACCATTGCCCATCTTCGCGATAATGGTCGCATCACATTCATGTTTTGCGCGTTCGAGGGGCCGCCCCGGATCGTGCGTTTGCAGGGCCGCGGCCGGGTCATCGAGCAGGCGGACCCAGAATTTCCGGATTGGCGAAAACGTTTTCCCGAACACGACGGAGTCCGTTCGGTCATCGTGGTCGAGCTGGACCGGCTCTCCGATTCGTGTGGCTATGCGGTGCCGCTGATGAGCTACTCGGGGGAACGGACCCAGATGCAGGCATGGCTCGATCACAAGGGGCCGGACGGGATCGCAAGCTATCAGGCGAGCCACAACGTCAGTGTGGACGGCCTCCCCGGTCTCTCGAGCCTGGCCTAG
- a CDS encoding MBL fold metallo-hydrolase, with the protein MASRARSATAFVTAALVVAAIFIPRLGSASQAPTGTVTMEWFGWSHYRFTSPTGKVVLTNPWVLNPDSPIQLSDVTQADIILPADGHGDDMGNALEIAEQTGGTIVSPSFEMGTWFLDKGLPRSQLIQAAGPGDRAIIDGITVRIVNSVHGSGLGTAASERVPYGGPAAGFVITFENGWTAYFAGSSAAHQDQALVAQMYHPDLAILALNGGHEPMDFAMQVKLLMTDNPNLSAVFPHHQRVEPSAGQTTIAEAQSAVDAMGLGQTITTPELGRVYSFSK; encoded by the coding sequence ATGGCATCCCGCGCCCGTTCCGCGACCGCCTTCGTGACCGCCGCGTTGGTGGTGGCGGCGATCTTCATCCCACGGCTGGGCTCGGCATCCCAGGCGCCGACCGGGACGGTCACGATGGAGTGGTTTGGCTGGTCGCACTATCGGTTCACGTCGCCCACGGGAAAAGTCGTGCTTACGAACCCGTGGGTGCTCAATCCCGACTCACCGATCCAGCTTTCCGATGTGACGCAAGCGGACATCATTCTTCCAGCCGACGGACACGGCGACGACATGGGGAACGCTCTTGAGATTGCAGAGCAGACGGGTGGAACGATCGTAAGCCCGTCATTTGAGATGGGCACGTGGTTTCTTGACAAAGGGCTCCCGCGCTCCCAGTTGATCCAGGCGGCCGGTCCCGGCGATCGTGCGATCATCGATGGCATCACGGTTCGCATAGTCAACTCCGTCCATGGAAGCGGGCTGGGGACGGCGGCGAGCGAACGCGTACCCTACGGGGGCCCGGCGGCCGGATTCGTGATCACGTTCGAGAACGGCTGGACTGCCTACTTCGCCGGTAGTTCGGCGGCCCACCAAGACCAGGCGCTGGTAGCCCAGATGTACCACCCGGATTTGGCGATCCTCGCACTCAACGGCGGTCATGAGCCCATGGATTTCGCGATGCAGGTCAAGCTGTTGATGACCGACAATCCGAATCTTTCCGCCGTCTTCCCGCACCATCAGCGGGTCGAGCCGAGCGCCGGACAAACCACCATTGCCGAGGCGCAGAGCGCGGTCGACGCCATGGGGCTCGGGCAGACTATTACAACGCCGGAGCTCGGACGCGTCTACAGCTTCAGCAAGTAG